The Quercus robur chromosome 3, dhQueRobu3.1, whole genome shotgun sequence DNA segment TGGAAGGACGATCAGAGGGCTCGGACGAGTTAGGCTTGCGAGAAGCTTTGGGTGGAGGGGAAGGATCGGCCTGGACGGGATGGACTGTTTGGACGGGCTCCACATCCACCAGAGGTTCGTCCAAGTTCACTATTGGTGGTACAAACTTAGGGACCTTCGGAAGGGAAGTCTTACTTGACTTTTGCTTCTTAGGGCCTTGACGACTTGGGAGGTCGTCCAGGTCCACAGCACTAGATATTGGCTTAGACTTCCTCTTCCCAGCCTGGACGGAAGCCACTTTGCCAGTGGGAGCAGCAACATCCTCGTCCCTGCTAGCCActgttttctctttattttcccTCATCGTACTTATCCCTATGACGAggaaaatcaatcaaaaaaaaaagagtagaaatAATGAGATACAGTGGACGACACTTACTTCGACGAGTAAGCTCCTCGTGACTTAGGTTCTCAGCAGTAGGCACCAGACCAAGTCCCCAAGCTGCTAGACGACTGAGAGTAACCAAGTCGTGGAAAGTCCTCCCTAGGAAGGTACGAACCACTTCTATCTGGTCCAAGTAAAATTTGTCCAAGTGTGGACGAACGATAGCTGCATCACCAAGAGAAAGGGTTAGATGATTGAAAGATGGGAAAAATTTAAAGACAGACGAgataaaatggaaagaaaaacataccctCAGGACGAAGACGACCTAGAGGGCTGGTAAAAGGTGGGAAGGGGGGATTACCCACAGCAGCTGGgtccccagcccaatttctagaaataataaaaaattctattttccaaaGCTGGTCAGACGAGCTACGACCCTTTATTAAACTGAAATAAGAACCTCTGGACGAGAACTGGTAGAAACCAGCAGATTTTTTGATCTCTgagggcttataacagtaaaagaactcgtccactgtaatTGGATAGTTCCCTTCCAACACCTCACGCCATAACACTTGCATGGTGACTATTGTCCTCCAACCATTGGGGTTGAGCTGGTTAGGTCCAATACCCAACCTTTGGAAGAGGTCTCTGCAGAAAGAATTTAGGGGAAACCTAAGACCAGCTAAAAGGTAAGAAGCGTATACCCCTAAGCTAGAGGAAGGAGAACAACACCATTCTCCGGCCTTGGGTAGACGAGGGTTAAGCTCTTTAGGGATTTGATATCTATCTACAAGAATTTTCAACTTAGCAGCGTCTAAGGTGGATGCTACCTCTGGGGCACAACTATAGATGACATCTTTTTCGTCCTCTTCCTCATCTTGAGTAGGACTAGATGGCTGTCTGGACGAGCTAGCCCCAGATCCAGAAGCCGCCCTACGTCGTAGTTCCTGAAATTCCTCTAAGGGAATGCTAGGAACCCCAGACGAGTAATGCTTGTCTAAGGAATCACTACAGGACGAACTATCTACACTACCCTCACTCCTAGAGGAACCGTCTTGGTACTCGTCTATCTCCCTCTCTAAACTACTAGAAGAAGACATGGTTGAAATTTAGAAAAGACTTAAGATGAGaacctaaaaaagaaagaggaaatacCTGATAAAACTAGGACGAGAGCTAGACGAGGCTTTTGGACGAGATGGCagaagagagaatgaggaaaaaGTAAGGGGCATGAAAGAGAATGCactatttataggccccagCAACAGGATCAATGAAACGACGCTCGCCACTCAGAAATTGACACGTGACAGTTCCtttgggaaacgagatcgacaCGATTGGCCAACTAACAGCTTCGCAACATGTGGCGTacgaaaaagtgaaattttgtaaaaatcacaacaatgtcctggacgaccctttgaacaaaggggcaactgatggAGAAGTAGAAAATAATTCATCTCCAGTTCGTCCAAATGGCTCGTCCAGAGCCAACAGAGCAGGTTGGTCCAAGAATCATCCCAGAAGAAGGAAAAACGTTCATGGACAATAACACTACTTTCGATCAGttaagtctcccatggacgacATGCTCGTCCATGAAGGTCGTCCATGGACAACCATCAGATATTCGTGGACAACCAAACCGTCCTACACCAGACGGATGAATGCGCAACACTTAGAACTTTCGACTCTCTATAGCGGTTACTAAACCCACAACTATCTCAACAAATCCATCAAATAAGTTAACTTCCGTTAGCGGTTACAATTTTAGTAGCCGTTGAGGAAGTTAACTCCGGACTcgttggcttccacaaatcttggggaggttattggacaaataaccgtcCCCAGGATCCCTATATAAAGGACCGGTCTGAACCCGACAGAGGTAAGATTTTTCGGAGACATTATTCCCAAATACTTGGAACTTCCTTCTCTACGAGGCTAACTTTtccatcggagggggttcggccggtcttctccggtctcctctttgaATGTGTTTGCTTCTTGTAGGCCTTTAACCGCTTCAGTAGCCCACTGAAACCAGATCATCCACCTTACTAATTTGGAGCGATATCAACGATAATTAGGGTAGTGATTATATGAACcttaaaataagaataattaaatattcacttcaccttaatatttatcttgtttttggatttcatattttagTCAGTTAGTTTCCATTtgataacttattttggattttaaactcagaacttgaaaaatatttccatatgtgttgataaatattttgcaatttggttgctaattaaacatttattgcactttttagatacattgagTCAAAacttaaagatatttgttttaTTAGTATAGACGTAGTGATGTGTGACATACAAATTACATCCTACAATGCAAATCTTTgcttttttatgaataaattcacaatttacgtgattattcaacatacaaagtcattatcaatgtgttttttgctttaaatttgaaaatatgtaagaTTTTACAATTTACGATCCGATCCTACGATTTACGATTCCACCTATATTTTATGTAAGATCTCGATTTTGATAACCTTAATAATATGGGTAGTAATGTAGTCTTCCTAGTAGTAGTTAAAGTGTGTCAGTGTCTGTATCTGTTGTGTTTGCTCTGTGTTTCTAAGTCTGTTCTATGCGTGCTTGTagttatctatatatatatatatatatatatatatatatatatataaaaccgaaacctttgaaactctcacaattttccacgtcatcattttaatttaaaaaatttttaatttttaaaactaaatagtgagagtCCTAATAGgagtctcttatatatatatatatatatataagagacaaaatatttgaaaatcctAAAGCAATCTCCTCTGTCCGTCTccactaagagagaaaaccctaaacttcAATTTCTTAAGTACGCTTGCtattactttttctcttttttgtgaataagttttttttgcttttgttttatgtCTGGTGGAGGTGATCTTGTGGCTGTCTGTTCTTCCAGGCCCCATGAGATTTTACATGTCTTTCATTGGTGATGGAGTagtactttacaatatatagtataactacaagtattgtagtaaattgctaactttttgtgtggttcaaaaatgctatattctatattattttagattatataaccTTAAGTTTTACCTTATGGAGACGTATGTTAGGTTGTCTCACATCAAAAGTAGCTTATTGCATTTGTtgtacaagttttcaattccttttgtgtggatatttttTCATAGCTGTGGAGTAAGGTATATGCACTATATATTATCTTATGTTTTATCTTATGGTGTcatgcttctttgtttattaattaaagattatgttggaagcctatattatttgcaccttcaaagtgtttgacaatgtttgaaccaaatttttcatcaattaggaagaattggattaaaaaaacttagaaaagctttccatccttattgaaattgtctcgcaataatgacttttttttattttttttaataatttgtaggttctgaatcttttgatttttaattttattgtcttttgaaagtttgaccaataaattttctgatttttttttttttttcatttcggacgttttaataacaaaattttttagttatttttttttaatatctaaatttgttaGCTAGATTTTTTGCAACCCATTACATGTTCAAGCAATgacttattcatcaaattgtaactcaaaaagaTAGGAGCAATTCACATaatagtatagtttcataatcaatttaaaattttataaaattattttagtatatTATAAATAGGTAAGTTCCCGTGCGTTGCACGGGTTTCCGACTAGTTGTCTATAAATTGTAGCCCTTTTTTGGTAAACATAAATTGTAGGCTTTATgcattgttaaaattttttataataaaaaaacactagtggacagctctttttttttttttttttttttttttttttttgagaagatagtGGACAGCTCTTCATCCTCTTGAACCTAACAACTCATTgccaaatctaaaatcaaacaatttgttttttgcCTCCAAATAAAACGTGTTAGCAACTGACATAGTCTTTTTATAAATACGATACCTAtagatatttaattatttaattttatagcaTTCTCGTAAACAACTTGCTGAGcagttatatatttttaagtgtaacAAACAAttgtatcactttttttttttttgagaggttGAAAACTCTCtcgaaaaataaaaacaattgtaTCACTTCATATAactccaaaaaacaaaagttgtaCCATTACTTTAAAGCCAAATCTGGCAGCATTGCATCACGTGTTCAaagattaataaattattagaatGTTTGGCAAAATATCAACAACCGGAACGGCTCCAGTTGGGTggcacaaaaatgaaaaatgttaaaaaactTGTATCGCCACCATAGGttatgaaaagtgaaaaccatGTAAAGTGCCATCAATTTTGGAGGGTTCTTGAGAATTGTTCCACAATTCACTCATTGCTAAGCCGTTTAAtcaaaacatcatttttttttttttttaataaagtaaatGCAACTCAACTTGTGTCCTTATAATAAAGTATTAAATGCAACTCAATTTGTGTCCTTATCATGACTAATAAGAGGGTGTTTAGTacatgaatttaaaaatatatgttttgttttttgaaaacatatGTGGGAATACATAtaggtgaaaaaatgtgtgaaaatacatataatgttatttaaaaactgaaaattgttgtttgaaatgGTCTACCAAACACTGTCTAAATGCTGCATTTGCATTGAAATTCAAACAAGCCTAACAGATGGAAATGGCCAGTAAATATGTTTGTTGGGAAACCAAACGAATCATTGCGACGCTGGAAAAAAAAGTAGCGAAGGGCCTTCACACATTGTTTAGCTTCATTGCTGAGCCATTTCCAATTTCACGGTTTTCACCATCCACTGTTAGTTCAGACAGATCACCACTCTCAAAAAAGGAGTGGTGTAGGGCCTTCACACATTGTTCAGCTTCGCTGTCATTtactattaatgaaatattcaCCTGGTTGATACCAAAATTATTAAGAGAATGTTAGGCAacagaagaaaaataaaatattagtatagATAAGAATCATGATGAAATGACCTTGGATGCCCCTTGGGAGATCATCTGGACATTAACACCTTGGGTTCGAAGAACACGAAATGCCTGCCAAACATCAAGCCATTAAAATCTGTTGTAAAAGATGGAAAGAGAAAATCTACTCAATTCAAAAGTCCCAATGATTTATAAGTACATCAAACATTGAAAGGGAATATAGTTCAAGGTAATCTCCATTAAATTGCACAAGAAAATACAACACCTTTTCCAGTATCAACGAGGAACGCTGAACATTGCCAATAAGAGAGATGATCGATCTGTGCTGCAGGAGATTCACAACTGCAATTTTCTCTAGCTCTTCTACTACGTTGTCAAGTTCCTAATCAGATAAGAGATCGGTGCAAATGGATTTAATATTTTACCAGGCAATCCTCTGGGACTCAATTTAGACCAAGAAGGTGAGACACACAAATGTTTCAACAGGGCAAGTAATTGCATTGATTAAGCCAAGAAATAGTTTATCACagttacctatcaaaaaaaaagaaatagtttaTCACAGTTCTATATTGCATGGCATTGAGCATAAgaataagaatattttaaaacatAGCTTGCTGAAACAAAAATCTTCAGAATATCCACCATCATTTGAATCCCAAGCCATTTAAACAAGAATGTAAATGTGCCCATTGATATAAAATCTATATAAAGCTGGTGATGCATTCACCCTACACAATCAAACCAACTAATCAATGTGACACTTTATTTAGAGTTCCCTATCAAATTTGAGAATACCAAATAGGGCTATTCATCAAACTGGTGGGGGCCGGTGAAACTGACTGGCCTGAAAGGCCGCAGAAGGTTTTGACAAATGGCTGGTTGAATCGGCCCAGCAAcattgtttttccctttttctttttttaaacccaaaaatgGTAAGCTGTAGGATTCAAATGATTGTTTGATTGGATGCAGGTGGGAAAGTCCCCAACTCGAGAAGAGTAAGTGATATTGTGAGTTGATACCCCACCCGAACCAACTCGAACTGTGAACACTCCTAATCCGAGAATACCAATTAACTATAAAGTACCACCAATAGATCATCCAGATGTGGTACACTAATTAGATACTGAACCAGAAAGCATTTTTATGGCCCGTCATACTAAGCACCTCAGACATGATTGACaggaaaattaatataaaactaTGTAAAATGCGAAGTAAGAGAAAATTAATAACATAAGAATAGACAATCATTCACTTGCCTGCTGAATCAGTTCTCTGCTCCAAAGTTTAGATGGATCTAATGTCAAAGATATACTAACTTCACTAGTGGCAACAACATCCACGGATATGCCCAAATCTTCAAATATTGAGAACACCTACTTGgaggaaaacaaaaagcaaGTAGGATTTATAACTAGCATAAGCCACATTGGCAACAAGTGACAGAACAAAATTAAGTCAGAAACAATCTCTTACCTTTGCAAGGAAGCCAAATTGACCAAGCATGCGGGTGCTAACTATATCCAACATTGTAACATTTCGCTTTAAAACTATGCTGGTCAGCACAGCCTGTAATTGATTTAGGTGAAGAAAATGGTCAACACTGTTGAATTCCTCCAAACACACCAATGATGAAGTTTCAGCTGCTACAAACCTTGCTCATATCTCTTGCTTTAGTGATAAGAGTACCAGGAGCTTTAGGGTTGTATGAATTCTTAACCCTGACAGGGATATCACCCTCTCTAGCTGGTCTCATGGATTGTGGGTGTAGGACCTGCATACAggataaaatgaatattttcacTTTCACCAAAAATAAGAGAAACGCCTAAGTCTCTTTTCTAGATAACAATATTTTGGTGTCAGGAAATGCTAGCTGAGTCCCAATAATTTAGTTTCATCACAAATCCATATACAAGAACAAATTAAAGTATAACAGGGATATTACTAACTGCCCTGCTCTTCCAACAAAAAGCCCAGCCCAAAAATGGTGGCAGAGCACTTAACCGCATTTATTACTTGAGGAATCAAACCAAGAGTTGGCAAAAAGATTATCGTGGAAACATTCAATATGTACATGTTAAAGCTATAAGTATCTCTGCAtccataataaattaatatactCTGGAAAACCCCTTACATTTGAAAAGTGTATTTGTATAGGATTGATGTGTCATACACGTTGACATTAAAATGAATTAGCATGAGGACCCTACAAACTAAGATGTGAAAATTCAACCTACTGGTCCAGTCCAGCTTCTAACACCATTCACTGACAATTTCTGAACAGCGGGAAGTAATAGAAATCTAACCTGAGCACCAAAGTACGCAAGCTCTGCTGCCTCATCAAATGTCAAATATGGTACTGGTTCTGCATGTTGATAAATACCAGGGTCGCAAGTCAAAACACCATCAACATCTTTCCACACCTGTTTAAATTGTTAATTAAGCTGGTATATTTGTAAAATTCCCAACCAAAAGTAATACTAAAGTAAGTTCCAGAAGAGAGTGAGATAAGAAAACATGCATGATTCTGTTCATGCGGGCATATGAGTTCTTGCAGTACATGAACTCGGTCTAATTCTGACCTGAATTTCCTGCAAGCCTAAAGCTTTGCCAATGGTTGTAGCTGTCAAATCACTACCACCCCTACCCAATGTGGTAATTGCGCCAGATTTCCAACCCTACAATAAGAGAAACACATActtcttcatgcttgcaaatCATGCTGATATACTTGATTTAAGCAAACTAAATTATGTAGCTTCTCAGCAGGAAAACAGATGCAGCAGCAGTTCAGTGGTACCTTTCCAAGGAAGCCAGTGATAATGGGAATTGCAGGATCATTAATCCAATCAGCATGTAATCTCTTGGCAACAGCTGGGTAAGTTGCTTCCAAGATTTCTGCATTTGTGAAATCGTCTGTGGTTATGAAACCAATATCAAACGCATCATACTGCAAAATTAAGTAGAGACATTGTGAGCTACAGCTAAAATTGACGGTTTGGCATTTTGACAAACAAAGAATACACAAGTGAAGAAGAATATACGTACTTGGCGTGCTTTAACACCAGTTTTATTGAGATATGCTGCAAAGATTCTCGTGGACATGCACTCTCCAAATGAAACTAAATAGTCTCTCGTGCGGGGAGTTAACTCTTTCATCACAGCTATACCTTTCAGCAGTTGCTCCAGTTCTTCTAAGTGAGCTGTTAATCCAAATAATCCAATTAACACATCACATTACGATCAAATTGGGGTGTCAAATATTGAAAGCATGAATTCAAATTTCTTCTCTTCATATTTCCTTGAAATGAACTCATTAGTCAGCATAAATTTATAAACAGCATCCGCTGCTTCTAAATCGAGTACAAGACATAATTTATCAACTAAACATTACATAAACAAAAGGAAAGATTACTCTAAAAGGCACTTTGAAGAGTTCTTACCAGAGATAACAGAGGGATCAACTTCGAGTTCACGTATCGTCctgaataaattaaaaacaacacTTAGCTTATCAGAATAACAACAGAGTTCCATTTCaatctcattttaaaaaaacaaaaacaaaaaaggaaaattaataaaatcaaaccTAATATGCAAGTCCTTCACAAAGCTCAACTCTTCGATTTCCGACACATTAGAGATACCACAACTCACAGCCTTCTCTCCAGCCTTCATCACAGCCATTCAATTCCATCATCATTATTGTTATTCCTCTAACCATAACCAAACAAATTTGAGCAAAAAGCAAAAATGGTGGAAATGAAAAATACCAGTAAAAGTTTGTTAGTGGTTTTCCCCATAGCAGAGAGAACAACGACAGGTCGTTCATGAGGGAAGCTGAGAACGAGCGAAGCAATCTCCTTCATTCTCTCAGCGGAGGCCACAGAAGATCCGCCGAACTTCATTATGCTCGTGAAACTCTCCACATTTCCATTAGAGAAGAATcgctcctcctcctcctcttcctcagCCTTGAACACTGCTTCAATTCCTCCTCCTTTCTTTGCTACTTTTATCGCCTTCgctctcctcctcctcccccAGCTCCTACAACAATCTTCAATCCCTCTAGAATTCGAGAAGCTGAGCTGGTTCGACGAGATAGCCATGCGCGACAGATCCGAGCTCGCTGTGAATCCCTGACACGGAATTCTGACACCGTGTGATTGCAAcgccattgttgttgttgttgtgtatCGACGAATAGGGTTTGTTGAATTCAGAGTAGCAGGGTTTTGGGGAGTACGAACGTTCACAAGTTAAcaagctttatttatttattttttttcaattttacgAAAGGTTTAGGAAATAAATTTCTAAATCGAAGGCTAcgacatttatatatatatatatatatattgcactGTGTTTATTGTAGTGAATTTGAACCTCCCATTTGGAtgtgagagagaggaggagGTCCTTTTGTTTCggtaatttaataattttaagttgACTGTTTTGACGGTATAGTTCGTTTACTTTATTTTCGATCAGTTACCGTCAGATTTGCTGTCGACTTCACGACCTAAGTcactatttctctttttcttttctttttttgtatcttttgttaTTTTCCAGTTTGGATTTTGGACAAACAGACACGGTAGATTTCCACCACCACCGGATCAGTCTATTTATGCTTTTCGAGTCACAGGCGGGACTCAGGcatagtaaaaacaaaaacttttaattgtttatttctatacaaatttatatttttaattggcTGCAAAAACACTATAGGTTTCAAATCTTTCGGTTAGCCACAAAAATACCTCTTGGAGTTTCAATTCTTTGTTAAAACTCCTTGAGATTTTCATATCGGTTAAATTGAGCACCAGAACTAACTTTTATTAGCTCATATggacaaaaatattaattgaccATCATGTGATTAGTGGCATGAAttagttgatgatttttttttttttttttttttttttttaagtgatcaTGTGATTTTTCCGTCCATAAAAGTTAATGGGAATTAATTTTAGAGGTTAATTTTGCGGATATGGAAACATACAAAATGATCCATTACTAGTACTGGAGTCTTAACACTTTTTGAGACCCTTGGAGTCTGAGTTAGAGCAAGGCTGCCGCTGGGGCAATCTAGTCACTCGAACAAAGGAGGAATGACCACAATTTGGGCGGTTGAATAAAGAATAGCCAGCCACTACTCTTTCCTTTCACCTAGAAATGCATACAGTGAAAGACTCAACGAGGTTCGACCTCATTGCTTACCTAGAGTTTCAGGAAGTTATGAGGAAAAATATAAACCCCTAAGGAGTGTTTTCACAACTAACACAAATCTTAGGAGTGTTTTAGCATCTTAGCCTTTTTAATTTATGGACTACACCATAATTTTTATTCCAACAAGGGGGTGTCCATACTCCATAGGTAGGGTGAGTTTGGGTTGTGGGTTAACCTATGACTTTTGACTTGATTGTCTCAAGTGTAGGAAACCACCATTCACTGCCGTCCAACAACATTTAGGTCTCCAACTTGTCGTTCGCCTTTGCATTGACAAGCGGATTCAGTCGGACTTGTGATTGGCCAAGACAACACTAAGATTAGATTTACAATTGCACCcccctcaccccccccccccccccccccaaccaccaccaccaccaccaccaccaccaccaccataccTACTATCCACCCACATTATTGTAAAGGAAGAAAatcaaatagagagagagagcaaacaGTGTTAGGGATTAAGTTGTCTTTAGAAActaaattgatcaattttgaaatttcttgaaCATAGTTGATATTAGGCCAAATCTCAGGATATGTTAATGGAATTTACCCTTAAAGTTATTTTTCAgctctcaacaacaaaaaaaccaagCTCTAACCAAGTTgctatatctaaatttttttagcaacTCGCTATAGTAAATTGCTATCTATAGCAACTACTGTAGCAAGGTATTAAAAATAAACCTCAATAttttattcctctctctctctctccccctttaataaaaaattcaatctattctcacaaataataaagaacaaataaaaaaataatatttaaatgaagtggtaaaataaTATAGTATGAGATATAAGATGTAATATAAAGTAgggtgttaaaatagataaagtagcatTTTTAgttgttaaaagctaaatttgTTAGCACCATCAATATGAATGCTCTTTTACTCGTGATATAATTGAATAGGAGCTAATTCTAAACCTTTATTAGAGCACTAACATCAACAATTCTAAATAATTTAGCATTTGGCATATCAAAAAGCTACGTTATTAAATTTAACACACCATTTTACCATTGACTCTACATTACATCTCTTATTTttcacttctattttttttaattcatttcaggatctctctctctctctctctctctctctcttatgttCCAGCACACCCACAGCCACAACCCtccaccaccacaacccacatcccaccacacccacacccacacccccACCCCTCTACCACCATAAACCCACAAACCACCACACCCACAACCAAAACCCTACACCACCATAAAACACAACCCACGACACCCACAGCCACAACCCTCCACCACCataaacccacaacccaccatCACTAAGAACCCATCACTACCACTATAAAACCCAACACCATCGAAAATCCACCTACCACCACCAACAATATTGCAACGAATCATCACTTAACTGCCATCAACTAAAAccaccaataaaaaaaacttaaaatcaaAACtaccaaacaaagaagaagaactaGAAGAGAAATCAAATGATGGCTTCAAATTCACGGTGGTTGTTGACTTGTTGGCGTCACGATGGCTTCGTCTTTGACAGTAATGGTTGTCAACATGTGTAACGAAGAGAGGAGGGGGAGTGAGTGTAACTAAGAAGGGAAGTGAGTGAGAGGGAGAGATGAGCAGGGTGAAAAAATTGAagtgagaaaatgagagaaaatttattaaaataatatttttttagaacattACTACATTACCATTCTATTAGTAGAACGGTATTGTAGGCTTGTAGcatgttggaattttttttgagatttggcACATATCATGTAGtatattttttggtgtttggtgtgccaaatgcttAATATctagcatttggcacacctgatgTTAGTGCTCTTATGTAGCTATCCTTCTATTGAGATTTTTCTCACTTAGAAAGTTTTgagtaagaaaaaaaagaactagaAGAAAAATTGAACAATGGCTTCAAATTCATGGAGGTTGTCGACTTGTCGGCGTCACAGTGGCTTCGTCTTTGGCGGTGGTGACTATCAACATGTGTAACGAAGAGAGGAGGGAGAGTGAGAGCAACTAAGAGAGGAATTGAGTGACAGGGAGAGATGAGAAGAGTGAAAAAATTGAagtgagaaaatgagagaaaatgtattaaaataataatttttttagaacattGCTACCGTACCATTCTATTAGTAGAACGGTATTGTAGcatgttggaattttttttttttttttttgttgagatttgACACATCTCATATAGtatattttttggtgtttggtctagcatttggcacacctaatgctagtgctcttatgTAGCTATCCTTCTATTGAGATTTTTGCTCCTTTAGAAAGTTTTgagtaagaaaaagaaaataaatagatgGAAACCACCCAATGACTACTCATGAATCATCTaatacttattttaaaatttcttttgaaaaaaagacttttatttcaaagtaaatttgtctatttccATTAAGTCCATTTTTTAATGTACCAATTATTATCTATTTATGGTGAAAGTATTTAACGTAGCCAATATACTAAACCATCTTCTCATATAAAGATGGACTCTACAAGTGGGTCTTGTATATGAAACCC contains these protein-coding regions:
- the LOC126718077 gene encoding aspartokinase 1, chloroplastic-like, with the protein product MALQSHGVRIPCQGFTASSDLSRMAISSNQLSFSNSRGIEDCCRSWGRRRRAKAIKVAKKGGGIEAVFKAEEEEEEERFFSNGNVESFTSIMKFGGSSVASAERMKEIASLVLSFPHERPVVVLSAMGKTTNKLLLAGEKAVSCGISNVSEIEELSFVKDLHIRTIRELEVDPSVISAHLEELEQLLKGIAVMKELTPRTRDYLVSFGECMSTRIFAAYLNKTGVKARQYDAFDIGFITTDDFTNAEILEATYPAVAKRLHADWINDPAIPIITGFLGKGWKSGAITTLGRGGSDLTATTIGKALGLQEIQVWKDVDGVLTCDPGIYQHAEPVPYLTFDEAAELAYFGAQVLHPQSMRPAREGDIPVRVKNSYNPKAPGTLITKARDMSKAVLTSIVLKRNVTMLDIVSTRMLGQFGFLAKVFSIFEDLGISVDVVATSEVSISLTLDPSKLWSRELIQQELDNVVEELEKIAVVNLLQHRSIISLIGNVQRSSLILEKAFRVLRTQGVNVQMISQGASKVNISLIVNDSEAEQCVKALHHSFFESGDLSELTVDGENREIGNGSAMKLNNV